In a single window of the Desulfovibrio mangrovi genome:
- a CDS encoding rhodanese-like domain-containing protein produces MATVTKISPKAAYDMVQQGKAVLVDVRTTGEAVAERLPDSVYLPFDIVSRERVEGLGGAGKLPVMVCRSGIRAADAAAALAREVGEVAVLDGGMVAWKQEGLPVVLGRKAIPLERQVLVVAGTMVLLFTLLGLLASPYFFALPLFVGGGMVFAGLTGVCGMMRVLVMLPWNRVPLCGGGCPVKTEPEGRKQ; encoded by the coding sequence ATGGCTACTGTAACAAAAATATCCCCCAAGGCTGCGTACGATATGGTTCAGCAGGGCAAGGCCGTGCTGGTTGATGTGAGGACTACAGGCGAGGCGGTTGCCGAACGGCTGCCGGATTCCGTGTACCTTCCCTTTGACATAGTGAGCCGCGAGCGCGTGGAAGGGCTTGGCGGGGCGGGCAAGCTGCCTGTCATGGTGTGCCGGTCAGGTATTCGGGCGGCAGATGCGGCTGCGGCGCTTGCGCGTGAAGTGGGGGAAGTGGCCGTGCTCGATGGCGGCATGGTGGCTTGGAAGCAGGAAGGTCTGCCTGTGGTGTTGGGGCGCAAAGCCATTCCGCTTGAGCGGCAGGTGCTTGTGGTTGCCGGAACCATGGTGCTGCTCTTTACCTTGCTTGGCCTGCTGGCATCGCCGTATTTCTTTGCCCTGCCGTTGTTTGTGGGCGGCGGGATGGTCTTTGCCGGACTCACCGGCGTGTGCGGCATGATGCGCGTTCTGGTCATGTTGCCGTGGAACAGGGTGCCCCTGTGCGGCGGCGGGTGCCCGGTAAAGACGGAGCCTGAGGGCAGAAAACAATAG
- a CDS encoding ABC transporter ATP-binding protein encodes MTRKPILAPLPSSEPLRDAIEIDDLNFTYAGVSAPSLSGITLRIRAGEFVGLAGRNNAGKSTLCHALAGVIPHLVRGSMQGAVRICGIDTTSMNMPDLSARIAFVMQKPDQQLSGMRFTVREEVAFGLENQGIERSEMLQRINAALCMTGLEALADHSPHHLSGGQLQRLMLAAAIAGDSPILVLDEPTTFLDPAGELAMLDLLRQLCDTGRIVILTNQRPCSLAAHADRILVLHEGKLELDGTPREVLTSQRLLSTGLGVPRYTQISRLAQQHGIWGVPAAADATEPAPAITLEQTLAGLKHLRQTAAQPPTLVPDLMLAEESFPPRPAGDTRGIFMEKVCFSYETGPEVLTDITLSIGNTPQGAAGEAWALLGHNGSGKSTLVRHFNGLLKPLRGTVHVNGTPTSQRRVAQVAQHVALLFQNPDDQICKSTVQDEVALGPRNLGYQKEQVQRLVETSLHAMGLTGMERYNPYDLGLSERKRLAIASVLAMDTDIVVLDEPTAGLDASEIALLEAAIRHLTASGKSVVAISHDMDFVAENFSLAICLEAGQIRYQGPVANLFTTPSLLQQCGLMAPQVIQAANGCGVTLETITPEALVERLTTGSALRDLPPEQPTQTFPE; translated from the coding sequence ATGACACGAAAGCCCATACTCGCTCCCCTGCCCTCCTCCGAGCCTCTCAGAGACGCCATAGAGATCGACGATCTCAACTTTACGTATGCCGGAGTCTCTGCGCCCTCGCTGAGCGGGATTACACTGCGCATACGTGCCGGTGAATTCGTCGGGCTTGCCGGGCGCAACAACGCGGGAAAATCCACCCTCTGCCACGCGCTTGCCGGAGTCATCCCCCATCTGGTCAGGGGTTCCATGCAGGGAGCAGTGCGCATTTGCGGAATCGATACAACCAGCATGAATATGCCCGATCTGTCCGCCCGCATCGCCTTCGTGATGCAAAAACCCGATCAACAACTCTCCGGCATGCGGTTCACCGTACGGGAGGAAGTCGCTTTCGGCTTGGAGAATCAGGGAATTGAACGCTCCGAAATGCTGCAGCGAATCAACGCCGCCCTTTGCATGACAGGACTTGAAGCGCTGGCTGACCATTCGCCCCACCATCTATCCGGCGGCCAACTGCAACGGCTGATGCTTGCGGCGGCCATAGCGGGAGACAGCCCCATTCTGGTGCTCGACGAACCCACAACATTTCTTGACCCCGCCGGAGAACTGGCCATGCTGGACCTGCTGCGCCAGCTTTGCGACACAGGACGCATTGTCATACTGACAAACCAGCGCCCCTGCAGCTTAGCCGCCCACGCCGACAGAATCCTCGTCCTGCACGAAGGAAAACTGGAGCTGGATGGCACGCCGCGCGAGGTTCTCACCTCTCAGCGTCTCCTCTCCACTGGATTGGGGGTTCCACGATATACCCAAATATCCCGGCTGGCCCAACAACACGGAATATGGGGAGTCCCCGCAGCCGCAGACGCCACAGAGCCTGCTCCGGCCATCACGCTTGAACAGACGCTGGCCGGACTGAAGCACCTCCGCCAAACGGCTGCCCAGCCGCCTACTCTGGTGCCTGATCTGATGCTTGCGGAAGAAAGCTTTCCTCCCCGCCCTGCTGGCGACACAAGGGGCATTTTCATGGAAAAGGTATGCTTCAGCTACGAAACCGGACCGGAAGTGCTTACGGACATCACCCTCAGCATAGGCAACACGCCGCAAGGAGCCGCTGGGGAAGCATGGGCTTTACTGGGACACAACGGCTCCGGCAAAAGCACACTTGTCCGGCACTTCAACGGCCTGCTCAAGCCCTTGCGCGGCACGGTCCATGTGAATGGCACCCCCACCTCACAACGCAGAGTGGCGCAGGTTGCGCAACACGTTGCCCTGCTGTTCCAGAATCCGGATGACCAGATATGTAAGAGCACCGTGCAGGACGAGGTGGCTTTAGGACCACGCAACCTTGGCTATCAGAAAGAGCAGGTACAGCGGCTGGTAGAAACATCGCTCCATGCAATGGGACTTACCGGCATGGAGCGCTATAATCCCTACGATCTGGGGCTGAGCGAGCGCAAACGCTTGGCCATAGCCTCCGTACTGGCGATGGATACGGACATTGTGGTGCTGGATGAACCGACTGCCGGTCTTGATGCAAGCGAAATAGCCCTGCTTGAAGCCGCCATACGCCATTTGACCGCATCCGGAAAAAGCGTCGTCGCAATCAGCCACGACATGGATTTTGTAGCGGAGAACTTCAGCCTCGCCATCTGCCTGGAGGCTGGACAAATTCGGTACCAGGGACCGGTAGCCAACTTGTTCACGACTCCTTCACTCTTGCAGCAATGCGGCCTGATGGCTCCGCAGGTGATACAGGCAGCCAACGGTTGCGGCGTAACGCTGGAAACCATCACACCGGAGGCGTTGGTTGAACGCCTGACAACCGGAAGCGCCCTAAGGGATCTGCCACCAGAACAGCCGACGCAGACATTCCCTGAATAA
- a CDS encoding PPC domain-containing DNA-binding protein: MIPIAIRLHPGQDILAELESIAELQEYEAACILTCAGSLTKACLRLANCNEATELHGHFEIVSLTGTLSRHGSHLHIAIADGQGKTIGAHLLAGSAVYTTAEIVIGILPDMRFLRTMDTQTGFPELDIQTIVKE; encoded by the coding sequence ATGATACCCATCGCCATACGGCTTCACCCCGGACAGGACATTCTTGCTGAACTTGAAAGCATTGCCGAACTGCAAGAATACGAAGCGGCCTGCATTCTCACATGTGCAGGAAGCCTGACCAAGGCATGCCTGAGGTTGGCAAACTGCAATGAAGCAACAGAGCTGCATGGGCATTTTGAAATAGTATCATTAACTGGCACACTCTCCCGACACGGCTCCCATTTGCATATCGCCATTGCCGACGGCCAAGGCAAAACAATCGGAGCGCACCTGCTTGCAGGAAGCGCTGTATACACCACTGCCGAAATAGTGATCGGCATCCTTCCTGACATGCGCTTTCTGCGCACAATGGATACACAGACAGGGTTTCCAGAACTGGATATACAAACTATAGTCAAGGAGTAA
- a CDS encoding carbohydrate ABC transporter permease produces MKIRKRYIMLAVYLMVLFLPIYWMLNMSLRTNADILGTFAMYPEHPTFDNYMKIFGDPSWYSGYINSIIYVTMNMVISLVTALPAAYAFSRYRFIGDKHVFFWLLTNRMAPPAVFLLPFFQLYSTFNLIDTHIAVALAHCLFNVPLAVWILEGFMSGVPREIDETAFIDGYTFPHFFLRVFIPLIRAGIGVTAFFCFMFSWVELLLARTLTTTAAKPIAATMTRTVSATGLDWGLLAAAGILTIVPGALVIWFVRNHLAKGFALGRV; encoded by the coding sequence ATGAAGATACGTAAACGTTACATAATGCTTGCCGTCTATCTGATGGTACTGTTCCTGCCCATATACTGGATGCTGAACATGTCGCTGCGTACCAACGCGGACATTCTCGGCACCTTTGCCATGTATCCGGAACACCCCACCTTTGATAACTACATGAAGATCTTCGGCGATCCTTCATGGTATTCCGGTTACATAAACTCCATCATTTATGTGACCATGAACATGGTCATTTCGCTGGTCACGGCGTTGCCCGCGGCCTATGCCTTTTCCCGCTACCGTTTCATCGGCGACAAGCACGTGTTCTTCTGGCTGCTGACCAACCGTATGGCTCCGCCCGCGGTTTTCCTGCTGCCCTTCTTCCAGTTGTATTCCACCTTCAACCTTATCGACACGCATATCGCGGTGGCCCTTGCCCACTGTCTGTTCAACGTGCCTCTGGCTGTATGGATTCTGGAAGGCTTCATGTCCGGCGTGCCGCGCGAGATTGACGAGACCGCCTTTATTGACGGCTATACCTTCCCGCACTTCTTCCTGCGCGTGTTCATTCCGCTTATCCGTGCAGGTATCGGCGTAACCGCGTTCTTCTGCTTCATGTTCAGCTGGGTTGAACTGTTGCTGGCGCGTACCCTGACCACCACGGCGGCCAAGCCCATTGCTGCCACCATGACCCGTACCGTAAGCGCCACCGGTCTTGACTGGGGCCTGCTTGCCGCGGCTGGCATTCTGACCATCGTGCCCGGCGCGCTGGTCATCTGGTTTGTGCGTAACCATCTCGCCAAGGGCTTTGCCCTCGGCCGGGTTTAG
- a CDS encoding ECF transporter S component codes for MSFFERVKQDFYTFTWVLIAVAIVLNIVVGQLVSLLKLPVFLDSIGTVLVGVLAGPWAGGLAGLLTNLIWGMFTSPVAAAFAPVAMVIGIAAGYTARYNLFRHWWLAIIAGIIITVFNAVVAVPIRLYMFGGITGSGADFVTAYMLALGKDLFGSVVVTVFTSNIVDKVVTAVLVCGIIKALPARLQARFTPCPVAG; via the coding sequence ATGAGCTTTTTTGAACGGGTAAAACAGGATTTTTATACATTTACGTGGGTTCTTATTGCTGTTGCTATCGTATTGAATATTGTTGTCGGGCAACTTGTTTCACTTCTCAAGCTGCCCGTCTTTCTTGACTCCATAGGAACAGTGCTTGTGGGCGTGCTTGCCGGTCCTTGGGCTGGCGGTCTGGCGGGCCTGCTCACCAACCTCATCTGGGGCATGTTCACCTCTCCCGTTGCCGCAGCTTTTGCCCCCGTAGCCATGGTTATCGGCATAGCCGCCGGTTACACGGCCCGCTACAACCTGTTCCGCCACTGGTGGCTGGCCATTATCGCCGGTATTATCATCACTGTATTCAATGCCGTTGTCGCCGTGCCGATCCGCCTGTACATGTTCGGCGGCATCACCGGTAGCGGCGCGGACTTTGTCACCGCCTACATGCTCGCGCTGGGCAAGGATCTGTTCGGCTCCGTTGTCGTTACCGTGTTCACCTCGAACATTGTCGACAAGGTCGTCACTGCCGTTCTGGTATGCGGCATTATCAAGGCCCTGCCCGCAAGATTGCAAGCTCGCTTCACCCCCTGCCCCGTGGCTGGCTAG
- a CDS encoding MucR family transcriptional regulator, whose product MNSSPFFDQAMSMVQAQAGVKQMTPAEMISMVKELAEGLAKLAACEEVEECAEEVAEGPVVDPKKAIKQNAIICVECGKSFKILGKKHLATHGLTPNEYREKHGYKKGTALVCKSLAKQRKEKMASMKIWEKVESRGKKGGKKAEKKA is encoded by the coding sequence ATGAATTCTAGCCCTTTCTTTGATCAGGCCATGTCCATGGTTCAGGCTCAGGCCGGCGTTAAGCAGATGACCCCTGCCGAGATGATCTCCATGGTAAAGGAACTGGCCGAAGGCCTGGCCAAGCTTGCTGCATGCGAAGAAGTTGAAGAGTGTGCAGAAGAAGTAGCTGAAGGTCCTGTTGTTGATCCCAAGAAAGCAATCAAGCAGAACGCCATTATCTGTGTTGAATGCGGTAAGTCTTTCAAGATTCTCGGCAAGAAGCATCTTGCAACCCATGGTCTTACTCCTAACGAATATCGTGAAAAGCACGGCTACAAGAAGGGCACCGCTCTTGTATGTAAGAGCCTTGCCAAGCAGCGTAAGGAAAAGATGGCTTCCATGAAGATTTGGGAAAAGGTGGAAAGCCGCGGTAAAAAGGGCGGCAAGAAGGCTGAAAAGAAGGCCTAA
- a CDS encoding ABC transporter ATP-binding protein, with protein MARIDLNEIKHSYKPNPQSEDDFALKRVHTTWDDGGAYALLGPSGCGKTTMLNIISGLLKPSHGQILYDGVDVSSMQPEQRNIAQVFQFPVLYDTMTVYDNLAFPLRNRGVSSRDVDARVRKIAETLELSADLGKRAAGLSADAKQKISLGRGLVRSDVAAILFDEPLTVIDPHLKWELRRKLKEIHNEFGLTMIYVTHDQVEAMTFADKIVVMYEGEIVQTGTPEELFERPEHVFVGYFIGSPGMNFMKCTLDGDFARVNGSAIPLLAGYGERAGKLGTDFKLGIRPMYTGVHATREACGDAPAFEGRVLAVEDQGFCRIVTVQFGGQEIKARISDSRTISDGACWLTFPADRTKLYFNERLVG; from the coding sequence ATGGCTCGTATTGATCTGAATGAAATAAAACACAGTTACAAGCCCAACCCGCAGAGCGAAGACGATTTTGCGCTCAAGCGCGTGCATACCACGTGGGATGACGGCGGGGCCTATGCACTGCTCGGTCCTTCCGGTTGCGGCAAAACTACCATGCTGAACATTATTTCCGGTCTGCTCAAGCCTTCGCACGGGCAGATTCTGTATGACGGCGTGGATGTATCCTCCATGCAGCCGGAACAGCGCAACATTGCGCAGGTGTTCCAGTTCCCCGTGCTCTACGACACCATGACGGTGTACGACAACCTTGCCTTTCCGCTTCGGAACAGGGGCGTTTCCAGTCGGGATGTGGATGCGCGTGTCCGCAAGATTGCAGAAACGCTGGAGCTTTCCGCGGATCTCGGAAAGCGGGCCGCTGGGCTTTCCGCTGACGCGAAGCAGAAGATCTCCCTCGGGCGGGGTTTGGTGCGCAGCGACGTGGCGGCCATTCTCTTTGACGAGCCGCTTACCGTTATTGACCCGCACCTGAAGTGGGAACTGCGCCGCAAGCTCAAGGAGATTCATAACGAGTTCGGTCTCACTATGATCTACGTGACCCACGACCAGGTGGAGGCCATGACCTTCGCAGACAAGATTGTGGTCATGTATGAAGGCGAGATCGTTCAGACGGGAACTCCCGAAGAGTTGTTCGAGCGTCCCGAGCATGTGTTTGTCGGTTACTTCATCGGCAGCCCCGGTATGAATTTCATGAAGTGTACGCTTGATGGCGACTTTGCCCGTGTAAACGGATCAGCCATTCCGCTTCTGGCAGGGTACGGCGAGCGTGCCGGAAAGCTGGGCACTGACTTCAAGCTGGGTATCCGTCCCATGTACACAGGGGTGCATGCCACCCGCGAAGCGTGCGGCGATGCTCCGGCCTTTGAAGGGCGCGTGCTGGCTGTGGAAGATCAGGGCTTCTGCAGGATTGTGACGGTCCAGTTCGGCGGGCAGGAAATCAAGGCCCGCATTAGCGACAGCCGCACGATTTCCGACGGAGCCTGTTGGCTGACCTTTCCTGCCGACAGAACCAAGCTCTACTTCAATGAACGACTGGTAGGGTAG
- a CDS encoding DUF2160 domain-containing protein has translation MDMEWMAWTPVTAGFFIVIVIMLIGMTCWEIFSPNVERKGLLPIVTTRGDRLFIGLLSSAYIHLAWVGFTDLPVWIATVFSVGFIVAVQRWG, from the coding sequence ATGGATATGGAATGGATGGCGTGGACGCCTGTTACTGCTGGTTTTTTTATTGTTATTGTGATTATGCTGATCGGCATGACCTGCTGGGAGATCTTCTCGCCCAATGTGGAACGCAAGGGGCTGCTGCCCATTGTGACCACCCGCGGTGACCGTCTTTTCATAGGATTGCTGAGCAGTGCATATATCCATCTGGCCTGGGTGGGCTTTACCGACCTGCCTGTCTGGATTGCAACTGTGTTTTCCGTGGGCTTCATTGTTGCCGTCCAGCGCTGGGGCTAG
- a CDS encoding ABC transporter substrate-binding protein: MKLRHVFLVGALITAFLSFAGAGVAASDADYKAAAKKWIDEEFQPSTLSKADQMKELEWFIKAGKPFRGMEIKVVSETIPTHEYESKVLAKAFYEITGIKITHDLIQEGDVIEKLQVQMQSGENVFDAYVNDSDLIGTHFRSGHVVNLTDWMAGEGKDVTLPTLDIDDFMGKSFTTGPDGKLYQLPDQQFANLYWFRYDWFQKPELKKAFKEKYGYELGVPVNWSAYEDIAEFFTNQVREIDGVAVYGHMDYGKKAPDLGWRFTDAWLSMAGAGDKGLPNGKPVDEWGIRVDGCKPVGASVSRGGATNGPAAKYALRKYMEWLRLYAPPGALGMDFYQSLPSLAKGNVAQQIFWYTAFTASMVEEGTPVVNADGTPKWRMAPSPHGPYWEEGQKLGYQDCGSWTLLKSTPVDRRKAAWLFAQFCVAKTTSLKKTHVGLTPIRDSDIRHQSFTDRAPKLGGLVEFYRSPARVAWTPTGTNVPDYPKLAQLWWQNIGEAVAGEVTVDTAMDNLAREQDKILMRLERSNVLGECGPKLNAEKDDAYWLNQPGAPKAKLANEKPKGETLDYDKLIQAWKEGRAK; encoded by the coding sequence ATGAAGCTGAGGCATGTCTTCTTGGTAGGGGCGCTGATAACGGCGTTCCTGAGCTTTGCAGGTGCTGGTGTTGCCGCCAGTGATGCAGACTACAAAGCTGCCGCTAAGAAATGGATTGATGAGGAGTTTCAGCCTTCCACGCTGAGCAAGGCTGATCAGATGAAGGAACTGGAGTGGTTTATCAAAGCCGGTAAACCTTTCCGCGGTATGGAAATCAAGGTTGTTTCCGAAACCATTCCCACCCACGAGTATGAATCCAAGGTTCTCGCCAAGGCATTCTACGAAATCACCGGTATCAAGATCACCCATGACTTGATTCAGGAAGGTGACGTTATCGAAAAGCTGCAGGTTCAGATGCAGTCCGGCGAGAACGTATTTGATGCATATGTTAACGACTCTGACCTTATCGGTACCCACTTCCGTTCCGGTCACGTTGTGAACCTGACCGATTGGATGGCCGGCGAAGGCAAGGATGTTACCCTGCCTACTCTGGATATCGACGACTTCATGGGCAAGTCCTTCACCACCGGCCCTGACGGCAAGCTGTATCAGCTGCCCGACCAGCAGTTCGCGAACCTGTACTGGTTCCGCTACGACTGGTTCCAGAAGCCTGAGCTGAAGAAGGCCTTCAAGGAAAAGTATGGTTACGAACTGGGCGTGCCGGTTAACTGGTCCGCTTATGAAGACATCGCTGAATTCTTCACCAACCAGGTTCGTGAAATCGACGGCGTAGCCGTTTACGGTCACATGGATTACGGCAAGAAGGCTCCCGACCTCGGCTGGCGCTTCACCGACGCATGGCTCTCCATGGCCGGTGCCGGCGACAAGGGCCTGCCCAACGGCAAGCCCGTTGACGAGTGGGGCATCCGTGTTGATGGCTGCAAGCCCGTAGGTGCCAGCGTTTCCCGTGGTGGCGCAACCAACGGCCCTGCTGCCAAGTACGCTCTGCGCAAGTACATGGAATGGCTGCGTCTGTACGCACCTCCCGGTGCCCTTGGCATGGACTTCTATCAGTCCCTGCCCAGCCTTGCGAAGGGTAACGTGGCCCAGCAGATTTTCTGGTACACTGCCTTCACCGCTTCCATGGTTGAAGAAGGTACCCCTGTTGTTAACGCCGACGGTACTCCCAAGTGGCGCATGGCTCCCTCTCCCCATGGTCCTTACTGGGAAGAAGGCCAGAAGCTCGGTTATCAGGACTGCGGTTCCTGGACTCTGCTGAAGAGCACTCCTGTTGATCGTCGTAAGGCCGCTTGGCTCTTCGCACAGTTCTGCGTAGCCAAGACCACTTCTCTGAAGAAGACCCACGTGGGTCTGACCCCCATCCGCGACAGCGACATCCGTCACCAGTCCTTCACCGACCGCGCTCCCAAGCTGGGTGGTCTGGTGGAATTCTACCGCAGCCCCGCCCGTGTAGCCTGGACCCCCACCGGTACCAACGTTCCGGATTATCCCAAGCTCGCTCAGCTGTGGTGGCAGAACATCGGTGAAGCCGTTGCCGGTGAAGTTACCGTTGATACCGCCATGGATAACCTTGCCCGTGAACAGGACAAGATCCTCATGCGCCTTGAGCGTTCCAACGTTCTGGGTGAATGCGGTCCCAAGCTGAATGCCGAAAAGGACGATGCCTACTGGCTGAACCAGCCCGGCGCTCCCAAGGCCAAGCTTGCCAACGAAAAGCCCAAGGGTGAAACCCTTGACTACGACAAGCTCATTCAGGCTTGGAAGGAAGGTCGCGCGAAATAG
- a CDS encoding carbohydrate ABC transporter permease, translating to MNKWEDNKAWFLILPVFIIVAFSAVIPLMTVVNYSVQDIFGPGQRFFIGTEWFKDVLSDSRLHEALWRQLLFSGLVLLIEMPLGIGIALMMPKKGWGSSACLVVLALPLLIPWNVIGTIWIIFTRPDIGLFGAAINNFGIPFDHTASPVDAWVTVMLMEVWHWTPLVALLAYAGLRAIPEAYYQAAKIDGASAWAIFRYIQLPKMRGVLTIALLLRFMDSFLIYAEPFVLTGGGPGNSTTFLSIYLVKVAVGQFDLGPAAAFSLIYFLIVLLFCWLFYQALQAVGTGDK from the coding sequence ATGAATAAATGGGAAGACAACAAGGCGTGGTTCCTCATTCTGCCCGTCTTTATCATTGTTGCATTCAGTGCGGTCATTCCGCTGATGACTGTTGTGAACTACTCCGTGCAGGATATCTTCGGCCCCGGACAGCGGTTCTTCATCGGCACCGAATGGTTCAAGGACGTGCTTTCAGATAGCCGCCTGCACGAGGCTCTGTGGCGTCAGCTCCTGTTCTCGGGGCTGGTGCTGCTCATTGAAATGCCGCTGGGCATAGGCATCGCCCTGATGATGCCCAAGAAGGGCTGGGGCTCCTCGGCCTGTCTGGTTGTGCTTGCGTTGCCGCTTCTGATTCCGTGGAACGTCATCGGCACCATCTGGATCATCTTTACCAGACCGGATATCGGCCTCTTCGGTGCGGCCATCAATAACTTCGGCATACCATTCGACCATACGGCGAGTCCCGTGGACGCGTGGGTAACCGTGATGCTGATGGAAGTGTGGCACTGGACGCCGCTGGTTGCGCTGCTGGCCTACGCGGGCCTGCGCGCCATTCCGGAAGCCTATTATCAGGCAGCCAAGATCGACGGCGCATCCGCCTGGGCCATTTTCCGGTATATCCAGTTGCCCAAGATGCGCGGCGTTCTGACCATCGCGCTGTTGCTGCGATTCATGGACAGCTTCCTTATCTACGCCGAGCCCTTCGTCCTTACGGGCGGCGGTCCCGGTAACTCGACGACCTTCCTGTCCATCTATCTGGTGAAGGTTGCGGTGGGGCAGTTTGACCTTGGTCCTGCTGCCGCGTTCTCGCTGATCTACTTCCTTATTGTCCTGCTGTTCTGCTGGCTTTTCTACCAGGCACTGCAGGCCGTGGGCACGGGAGACAAGTAA
- a CDS encoding GIY-YIG nuclease family protein: MSQLHQLTQFGFRHAGYWSIESHTQKIKFNILSTDDLKLTNVIYAFTCSNEVQYIGKTVRDLKSRLSGYRNPKEGKGGTTTNYGINQEIKKSPSQWDIHLLHVTSEQLGYGIIDNNTLTIERFGNIQINLAEGLERSLIRAFTPRHNKL; this comes from the coding sequence ATGTCCCAACTCCACCAACTTACCCAATTCGGATTCCGCCATGCTGGCTACTGGAGCATTGAAAGCCACACCCAAAAGATCAAATTCAACATATTATCTACTGACGACCTCAAGCTTACAAATGTAATATACGCTTTCACCTGCAGCAACGAGGTGCAGTACATTGGGAAAACCGTCAGAGACCTAAAAAGCCGCCTAAGCGGATACCGTAACCCCAAAGAGGGCAAAGGCGGCACAACCACAAACTACGGCATCAACCAAGAGATCAAGAAATCCCCGTCACAGTGGGATATTCATCTTCTCCACGTCACGAGCGAACAGCTTGGATACGGCATAATCGACAACAACACCCTGACGATCGAGCGATTTGGCAACATTCAAATCAACCTTGCCGAGGGGCTAGAACGCTCTCTTATCAGGGCCTTCACGCCTCGCCATAACAAATTATAA
- a CDS encoding energy-coupling factor transporter transmembrane component T family protein: protein MQPARLTLYVEGTSWLHSRHPFSKLAYILLTGVVVYCAPGGWIPDAAILTLNIILAAHCRVLLPLWKLSWRTLLPLSIFMLPIHGLLFPHNHTPVCTVFTVTLYAEGLHFAATILLQLAAILTASLLFVYTTHPAGYITALTQAGWPPFVSYLLGSPLLMLPAMRARTATIQAAQRARGLDSEAGITSRIRALAPLVTPLVLGAFAEVEQRAIALELRGFSSTTLRTSLREVQDSSQERLARRLMLVTSTGLILYALTKHYLEDFI from the coding sequence TTGCAACCTGCCAGACTCACCCTCTATGTCGAGGGCACTTCTTGGCTGCATTCCCGCCACCCCTTCAGCAAACTGGCCTACATCCTGCTGACTGGGGTGGTGGTGTATTGCGCTCCCGGAGGATGGATTCCGGATGCAGCCATACTGACACTGAACATTATTCTGGCCGCGCATTGCAGAGTGCTTTTACCGCTCTGGAAGCTGAGCTGGCGCACACTGCTCCCGCTTTCCATATTCATGCTCCCCATACACGGCCTTCTGTTTCCGCATAATCACACGCCTGTCTGCACAGTGTTTACCGTTACGCTGTATGCGGAAGGTCTGCATTTCGCCGCAACCATCCTGCTGCAGCTGGCCGCCATTCTGACCGCCTCACTGCTGTTCGTATACACCACGCACCCCGCCGGCTACATAACAGCGCTCACGCAAGCTGGCTGGCCGCCCTTCGTTTCATACCTCTTGGGCAGCCCCCTGCTCATGCTTCCGGCAATGCGCGCCCGCACGGCAACCATTCAGGCTGCCCAGCGCGCACGGGGGCTGGATTCGGAGGCGGGCATTACAAGCCGGATTCGCGCCTTGGCTCCGCTGGTCACCCCGCTCGTGCTCGGTGCCTTTGCAGAAGTTGAACAACGGGCCATAGCTCTTGAACTACGAGGCTTCAGCAGTACCACCCTCAGAACAAGCCTGCGCGAAGTACAAGACTCTTCGCAGGAGCGTCTTGCCCGACGGCTCATGCTCGTCACATCCACAGGTCTCATTCTTTATGCCCTGACCAAACACTACCTCGAAGACTTCATATAG